The nucleotide window AGGCGCCCCACTGCGCCAGCAGCCCCAGCCCCAGCGCCACCGTGATGTAGGGCTTCCTGCGCGCCAGGGGCAGCAGCAGCGGCAAGAGCAGGTAGACCTCCAGCGCCACGAGCAGAAAATACAGGTGGTAGCTGGCCTTGCCGTACAGCAGATAGAAACTCCACTTGTCGGGGTCGGTGAGCACCTCGGAGGGGCGCTGCCCGGTCCACACCGACCACAGCACGTACAGGGCGCTCCACAGCAGGTAGGGCCACAGGCCGCGCGTCAGTCGCCGCCAGAAATAGCGCCGCGCGTCGAAGCGCTTGAGCAGGCTGTTGGTCAGGATGGCGACCGACAGGAACACGAAGGCAGGCACGGCGAAATGCAGCGACCGGTTCAGGATGGAGAGGAACTCGTGTTCTGGCGTGCCAGGAGAGGCGTAGCGCAGCGCCATTCCCGAGGTGTGGTGCCCGACGACCTCCGTGATGGTCAGACCCCGGAACACGTCTACGGCGCTGAGCTGCCCACTGGCCGGAGGAACCGCCTCGCTGGCGGGCGTATCCGTCTGTACCGGAGGCAGGACGCCGGGCGCCTCGCCGGTCAACCCCCGGCCCTTCCGGCGCCGTTGTCCTGATCGCCGGGTTCGGCCCCCCGGTCCTGCGTGCGCCTCATTCCGGGCACCGTAGCACGGAGGGGGCGAAAGTCAGGTAAGGAGGCCGGAGCGCCGGGCGACCTCTCTTCATCTGAACTGCGGTCCTGTCGGCGAAATTCGGGCCGGGGTTACGGCGATCAGGGTCGGCCCGGACCTCCCGGCCTTCTCAGCAGCCCACGAGCCGCGCGCCCGGCGACCCGGTGGGAACGGGCGCGCCGCACCAGTCGAGGCGCAGGCCGCAGCCCCCCAGCCACTCGTCCAGGCTGTAGCCCGCGCGGGCCAGGCCCGACAGGGTGTGGTGGGCCACCATCACGGCGTGGTGCACGTCGGCCTCCCCGATCAGGCCCGCCCCTCTGGCCGCGAGCAGTTCGTCGGTGTCCAGGATCTCGGCGCCCAGGCCGTCGTGGACGACCACGTCGAGGTACAGGTCGCGCACCGTCCAGACCCCGCCGCCGCGCGAGATCTGCGCCACGTCGATGTAGTAGTCGTGCTCACGCGGGCCATGGAAGTCGTAGCGGCACACCACGAGGTCGAGGTCGGGCAGCAGATGCGCCTGCCAATGCCGCACACGGGGGTGCCCGGTGAAGTCGCGCGCCACGAACAGGCCATGCGGGCGCTCGGCATAGGTACGCACAGCGCGCACGCCCGTGTTCGTGTGATGTTCCATGCGGGCCGGATCGTGCCGCTCGGTCTTGACCGGATGCGGACGCCCGGGGAGGCCACAGTGCAGGCCACGCGGCTCGGGAAGAGCGAACATGCGTCAGCATATCCGGGTCCCGCAGGCAAGAGAAAGGGGCAGGTCATACGAGCTGTGGGCCCGCGGCCCGCCTCCCCGGTCCGGCCTCGGCCAGGACAGGTCCACGCGGTCTCTGGCAGCCACCGGGCCCCTGCCAGAGACTGCGCCGCCTTGCCTTGACCCCTCCACGGCCAAGCGGCAGACTGGGCGGCGCAGCCCCGCATTCAGGGTTTTTCCCGGCAGTCCACCCACCCGTAGGCAACGTTTGTCCCCGTGACACGACCTCTTTCCCGCCTCGCGCCGGAAACGTCCGTGACCGGGGACACGTGCCCGGCCGTTCCACCCCCGATTTGCCCCCATTTCGCCGCGCCCCGGAGGTCCCACCATGTCCATGCCTACCGCGTCACTTCCGCTCCAGGCCCCTGTGGCCCAGCACGACCACACCCCCGCCTACACCGCCCGCCTGGGCACGCCGCAGGGCGAGTCCGTGACTGTGCGGCTGCGCTGTGAGTTGCCCGTCACCTCGGTGCTGCTCAAGTACGTGCATATCGGCGAGGTCGAGACGGTGGATGCCCGTGAGGTCGCCACGCCGCCCGAGAGCCGCAGTGGGGGCCGCTGGTTCGAGGCCGAGCTGCCCCTGGCGGGCCACCGGGTGCGCTACGCCTGGCAGCTGAATCTGGAGGGCGACCACCTCAACCTCACCCACTTGGGCCTGCACCACTCGCGCCGGGGCTTCCGGGGCTGGTTCCAGTACCTGCCGGGGCACGTGGCCCCCGAGTGGGCCTGGAGCAGCGTCTTCTATCAGGTCTTCCCCGACCGCTTCCGCAATGGCGACCCGGGCAACGACGTGCAGACCGGCGAGTACGTCTACAGTGGCCGCCCGGTCGAACACGTCAAGTGGGATACCCCGGTGGACGCCCACAACGACATCCACGGCCACTACGGCGGCGACCTGAACGGGGTGACGCAGGCGCTGCCGTACCTGCAGCAACTCGGGATCACGGGGCTGTGGCTCACGCCCATCTTTACCTCGCCCAGCAACCACCGCTACGACGTCACCGACTACCGCGCCGTGGACCCCCACCTGGGCGGCGAGGCGGCCTGGAACGAGCTGACGCGGGCGGCCGATACGGCCGGCATCCGTATCGTGCTCGACGGCGTGTTCAACCACACCGGCGACGAGAACGCGCTGTTCCGGGCGGCGCAGGCGAGCGAAGCGGCCCCCGAGCGCGAACTGTTCACCTGGCGCGCGGCGGAGCTGAACTACCACGCCTTCATGGACGTGCCCACCCTGCCCAAGATCGACTACGGCAGCCCCGCCGCCGTGGCCGAGTTCCTGAACGGCGAGCGGAGCGTGGTGCGGCACTGGCTGCGCCGGGGCGCGGCGGGCTGGCGGCTGGACGTGGCCCATATGATCGGCTCGGGCGGCACCGACGACGACAATCTGCCGCTGCACCGCGCCCTGAAGGCGGCGGCCCGCGAGGAACGCCCAGACGCCTACGTGTTCGGCGAGCGCTTCTTCGACCCCGAGCACGCGCTCGACGGCCAGGGCGAGGACGGCGCGATGAACTACCACGGCTTCGGGCTGCCGGTCATGCAGTGGGTCAGCGGGGGCACGCATTTCGGAGCGCCGAGCCGGCTGGACGGCCACGAACTCGTGGATATCCTGCACGACGCCTACCACGCCCTGGCACCGCAGGTCGCGCTGAGCATGTTCAACCTGCTCGAATCGCACGACATCGGCCGGGCGCTGTTCCGGGTCGGGAACGACCGCACCCGCTTTCTGGCGGCCTTCACACTCCTGATGGGCTACGCGGGCGTGCCCTGCACCTATTACGGCACCGAGGTCGGCGTGACCCAGAGCCGCAGCGGCAACATGCCCTGGTGCCGCGAACCGATGCCCTGGAACGAGGCCGACTGGGACCTGGGGCTGCTGGAGCGGGTACGCGCCCTGATCCGCGTGCGGCGGGAGACCCCGGTGCTGCACGCGGGCCACCTGCGTTTCGTGCACGCCGAGGCCGACGCGGTGGCCTACCTGCGCGAGTACACCCGCGCGGACGGCCACGCCGCACGCGCCGCCGTGGTCGCCAGCCGGCGCGCCGGGCCGCACCCCGTCACCCTGACCCTGCCGGCCGGCGAGTGGCGCGACGCCCTGAGCGGCGCGGTCCTGAGCGGCGGCGAGGTGACGCTGGACGCGGCGGGCGGGCGGGTGCTGGTTCAGGGCTGAGTGCCCTACTCCGGCCGGCCGGGCTATGCTGGGGGCCAATGACACATAGCGACTCGGCGTTGTACGCGGGGTGGACGGAACTGCTGGGCTGGCTGGAGGCCGAAGCGCACGCGCGCGGGCTGGCATACGGCAAGGTCGCGGATTTTCCGGACTACATCTACCGCATGGAGCGGCCCTACGACCTGCCCACCACCGTCATGAGCGCGGGCGTCAGCGCGGGGGGTCAGCCGCTGCTCGTCGCGGCCGTCAGTCCGCGCCACGCCGACCTCAAAGCCGTGTCGCTGCGCCTGATGGGCGGCAGCAAGCACTGGCACCTGCACGCCGGCACGCGCGGGCTGCTCGAGGGCAAGCGGCCCTTCACGCGCGAGCGGCTGGGCGCGGTACTCGACGGAGCGCTCCAGGGGTTGTAGGTGGAGGACGGTGGAGGCGGGAAGGCCCGCTTCCACCGTCCCTACAGCACCCGGAACGCCAGGAATCCCACGCCGATGCCCAACAGCAGGCCCGCGAGCATCTCCAGGTAGGTGTGCCCCAGCAGCACGCGCACCGGCTTGGGCGCGAACCCCTCCCGCACGACGGCCCCGAGTTCCTGAATGAGCTCGTTGAGCAGCCGGGCCTGCACGCCGCTGCTGTGGCGCACGCCGGTCGCGTCGTACATGACGATCAGGGCAAAGACAGCGGCGATAGCGAACAGGGGGCTGCCGACCCCCTCGCTCAACGCGACGCCCGTCGTCAGGGCCGCGACCATCGCGCTGTGGCTGCTGGGCATACCCCCCGTCTCCATGAACGCTTCCGGCCGCCAGCGCCGGTCGAACAGCAGGATCAGAAAGACCTTGAGCAACTGGGCACCGGTCGAGGCCAGCACCGCCGTCCACAACCAACGGTTGGCAAGAAGTTCGGCCAAAGAATTCACGCGGGGCTCAGTCTAGAGCATTTGCCAAACGGCGCTGGATCCGATTCTCCGCAGAGACGCCGGAAATCGTCAGCGGCGCCGCTCTGCCCGTCCGCAAAGCCGCGGGGGCTCTGGATTACGAAGACCCGGCCCCCCGCGAGAATTCAGGACTCGGCGCTGCCCTGCGCGGCCATATTGCGCGACAGGTTCGCCAGCACGCCGTTCACGAAGCGGCCCGAGTCGTCGCCGCCGAACTTGCGCGCGATGCGCACAGCACTCTCGATGACCGGCGGATGCGGTTCGTCCGTATGCAGCATCTCGAAAGTCGCCAGGCGCAGCACGTTCAGGTCGGTCTGGGCCATCTGGTCGAAGGTCCAGCCCCGGATGGTGCGGTGCAGCACGTCGTCGATCTCGCCGAGGTGCTCGCTCAGACCCCGCACGAGGTCGCGCGCGAAATCCAGCGCCTCGGCGTTCAGCGCCGGGAAGGTGTCGTCGCCCTCACGCATGGTCCCCTCGGCGCGGGTGAACACGTCTCTGAGCGGCAGGTCGCCCCGCTCGGCCTCGAACAGCGTGCGGAAGGCGAACTCGCGCGCGGCGCGCCGGGTGCCCACCGGCTGCGCGGCCTTGTCACGGCGGCGCGTCACGACGCCTGCCCCTTGGGCAGACACACGCCCTGTACGGCGACGTTCACGGCCCGGACCTTCAGGCCGGTCATGAGTTCGATGTTCTCGCGCACGGCCCGCTGCGCCTGCTGCGAGATCGCCAGCAGGTTGCGGCCGTAGTCCACGTTCAGACCGAGGTCCACGGTCACGTCCTGGCCTTCGCGGGTGACGCGCAGCGCGCGGGGACGCCGGGCACCGGGCTGGTTGCGGATCACTTCGCCCACCTTGATGGACGCCGCCGCGATCTCCGTGCCCTCGATGCCCTCGAGGGTGGTGGCGGCAATATCGAGCAGAACGCTCTTGCTGATTTCGACTTCGGGTGTTGCCATGAACTGTGCCTCCGGGCGGGCCGGAACGGGGCCGCGCCAACAGGCCCCAGTGTAGGGGTTCGCCGCGCCGCTCAGGCGTCGGCGGCCGGTTGCGTAGCCGGTCCCTGCGGCGCGCCGCCCACGCCCTTCTCGGCCAATAGCGCCGCGAGTCCGGCCTCGTCCAGCACCACCACCCCGAGTTCCTGGGCGCGCGCGAGCTTGCTGCCGGCCTCCTCGCCCGCCACGAGGTAGCTCGTCTTGCCGGTCACGCTGCCGGTCACGCGGCCCCCGGCAGCCTCCAGCCGGGCCTTGACCGCCTCACGCGGCTCGCCCAGAGTACCGGTGAGCACGAAGTTCAGGCCGCGCAGTTGCTCGCCGCGCGTCACCGCCTCTTCCTGGGGGTCGACCCCCGCTTCACGCAGGCGGCGCAGCAGGTCCTGCATGGCGGGGTCGGCCAGTGCCGCCGTCACGCTCTGGGCAATCACGCCCCCCATGCCCGGTACGGCCGCCACCTGTTCGGGGGTGGCCGCGAGCAGCGCGTCCAACGACCCGAAAGCGCGGGCCAGCGCCTGCGCGCCGCGCTCGCCCACGTGGCTCATGCCCAGGGCGTTCACCAGCCGCCACAGTGGACGCGCCCGGCTGGCCTCCAGCTGCGCCAGAACGTTGGCGGCCTTCTTGTCGCCGCCGCGTTCCAGGGCCGCGAGCTGCTCGGCGGTCAGTCCATAGAGGTCGGCCGCGTCCTTCACCAGTCCCTGCGCGAGCAGTTGCGCCACGAGCTTGTCCCCGATGCCGCGCACGTCCATCGCGCCGCGCGATACGAAGTAGCGGATGCGCTCGAAGTTCTGTGCCGGACAGGCGGGGTTGGGGCAGTAGGTGTTGGCGTCTCCCTCGGCCCGCACGGCTTCATGACCGCACACCGGGCAGTGGGTCGGGAAGGCGAAGGGCAAGGCCCCCTCGGGGCGCTTTTCGGGCAACACGCGCATGATCTGCGGAATCACGCCGCCCGACTTGCGCACGACCACCGTGTCGCCCACCCGCAGGTCGAGGTCGGCCACGAAGTCCTCGTTGTGCAGCGTGGCCTTGCTGACCGTGCTGCCCTCGATGAGCCGGGGAGCAAGGTGCGCCAACGGCGCGAGCTTGCCGGTGCGCCCCACGTTGACCGTGATGCTCTCCAGCGTCGTCTCGACCTCCTCGACCGGGAACTTGTAGGCGATGGCCCAGCGCGGCGCGCGGCTGGTGAAACCCGCCTCGCCCTGGAGGTCGAGCGGGTCGAGCTTGAGCACGGTGCCGTCGGCATCGAACTCGAACGCGGCCCGCCCAGCGATCATGCGCGCGTGGTAGTCGGCGGCGGCGGCGATGCCCTCCAAGCGTTCGGAGTAGCGGCTGGTCGGAAAGCCCTGCGCTTCCAACCACGCCAGCACCTCACCCTGGGTGCGGGCAGGCACACCGTCGCGTCTGCCCAGCGCGTAGAAGATCGCCTTCAGGTTGCGGGTGCGCGTCACCTCGGGGTCCTTCTGGCGCAGCGCCCCGGCGGCCCCGTTACGGGGGTTCTTGAGGAGGGGGGTACCCAGCTCCTCGGCCTGCGCGTTGAAGGCGGCGAAGTCGGCGCGCGACATGTAGACCTCGCCGCGTACTTCCAGCTCACCCGTCAGCCCCTCCAGCTTCCGGGGCAGCCCCGGAATGGTGAGCACCTGGGCGGTCACGATCTCGCCCACCCGGCCGTTGCCGCGGGTCGCCGCCCACTTCAACTCGCCGTTTTCGTAGTACAGGTTGACGCTCAGGCCATCAATCTTGAGTTCACCCGTAAAGGCGAAGCCGTCATAGTCGGTCGGCAGGTTCAGCGAGCGTGCCAGTTTCTCTTGCCACTCGCGCAGTTCCTCGTCACTGAACACGTTGTCGAGGCTGGTCATGGGCGTGGGGTGCTCGACCGGCACGAAGGCTGCGCTCGGCGCGCCGCCGACGCCCCCGGTGGGGGTGTCCGCCGTGACCCACTCGGGATGCGCCTCCTCCAGCGCGCGCACCTCGCGGGCCAGCGCGTCGTAGGTGTCGTCGGCGATCTCGGGGGCGTCCTGCTCGTAGTACGCGCGGTTGTGGCGGGCCAGGTCGTCCCGGAGCGCGAGGTAACGGGCGTGCGGATCGGCGTTTTCCTGTGCGTGGTCTGGGGAGGCGGCCTGCGTCATGGCCTCAGCCTAGCACCCGGTCAATCTCCGAAATCTCGGAGATTTTTTAACCTTCGGCAGAATATTCGGCACATTCTGGGCTGCCTGAAGTGCAGCTTAAGCCGCCTGGGGGCCGCATTCTCACGCTCGTCAGGTGAATGGAGGGTTCATTCATCCTTGACCATCCCAAAGTTGCATATACTGTGAAGACGTAGTCCCCTGTACCCAGTCCAAGGAGTTTCCATGAAGAAGATCATGATGCTGGCCCTCGCTGTAACGACCTCGCTCGCCGCCGCACAGACCGTGCGCGTGGGCATGGCCTACGACGCCGGCGGCAAGGCCGACAAGAGCTTCAACCAGAGCGCCTACGAGGGCGCCGTGCGCGCCACCAAGCAGCTCGGCGTGCAGATGAAGGACTTCGAGCCCAGCGACCCCAGCCAGAACATCCAGGGCGTGCGCTCCTTCGCCAAGGAAGGCTTCGACCTGACCATCGGTGTGGGCTTCGCCAACAATGCCAGCATCTCGACCGTCGCCAAGGAAAACCCCGACCTGTACTTCGGATTGATCGACGACGTGAGCACGGTGCCCAACGTCACCAGCCTGGTCTTCAACGAGGAACAGGGCAGCTACCTCGTGGGCTACCTCGCCGCCCTGAACAGCTCGACCGGCGTGCTCGGCTTCGTGGGCGGCATGGACATTCCCCTCATCCACAAGTTCGAGGCGGGCTACACGGCCGGCGTCAAGGCCGCCAACCCTAAGGCCCGGGTCGTCGCGCAGTACGTCGGCACCACCCCGGACGCCTGGAACAACCCGGCGAAGGCCAAGGAAATCGCGGCCAGCATGCGCGGCCGCGGCGCCGACATCATCTTCGCGGCTGCCGGTGGCTCGGGTGGCGGCGTCGTGGACTACATCCGCCAGACCCAGTGCCTCAAGGCCGCGCAGCTGCCCTCGGGCGTGAAGTTCTCCAGCGACAACTTCAAGAACATCGCCAAGAGCACCGGCTACAAGACGGCCTGCGCCGGCAACACGCGCCCGATGTTCTTCATCGGTGTGGACAGCAACCAGAACTACCTCGGCGACTTCGACAAGAACCCAGCCACCATGAACCACGGCCTGACGAGCATGCTCAAGCGTGTGGACAACGCCGTCTACGCCCTGATCAGCGACGTGAAGTCCAACAAGTTCAAGGGTGGCGAGCGCCGCTTCGGCCTCAAGGACGGCGGCGTGGGCTACGCGGTCGACGCCTACAACAAGGCCCTGATCAGCAGTGCGCAGGTCGCCAAGGTCGAGGCCGTCAAAGCCAAGATCATCAGCGGCGCCATCAAGGTCCCCACCAAGTAAGCTCTTCTCTTCGGGGGCGGCTCCTACATGGGGCCGCCTTTTTTGCTGCCTCGCCCCGGTACTGCCCCCGCCCCTACACTGGCGGCGTGACCTCTTCTCCCCTGCCTGTGATCCTCGACGGCGACCCCGGCGTGGACGACGCCGCCGCGTGGCTGCTGGCCTTCGCGAGTCCGGAACTGCGCGTGCTGGGCGTGACCACCACCCACGGCAACGTGGCCCTCGCCCAGACCACTCACAATGCCGGCGTCCTTCTGGCGCTCGCCGGCGAGGCGGCGCGGGACGTACCTCTGTTCGCGGGTGCCGACCGCCCACTGCTACGCGTGCCAGAGGAAGCCCACGACGTCCACGGCCAGAACGGCCTGCCCGCCCATGACCTGCCCGCGCCCCTGCGACCACCAGCGGACGAACACGCCGCCCTGTTCCTGATCCGGGCGGCGCGCGCTGCTCCCGGCGAGATCACGGTCATTGCCACCGGACCACTGACCAACTTGGCTCTGGCCCTGCGGCTGGCCCCCGACCTGGCCGGGCTGCTGCGGGAGATCGTCTGGATGGGCGGCGGCACGGCGCAGGGCAACCGCACCCCAGCCGCCGAAGCCAACGCTCTAACCGACCCGCACGCGGCCGCTGTCGTGTTCGGGTCCGGCATGCCCCTGCGGATGGTGGGGCTCAACGTCACCATGCAGTGCATCGCCGATCCGCAGCGCGTCGCGGCCCTGCGCGCTCCGGGCAACCGGGCGGGCGCGGTCACGGCCGAACTGCTGGAGTTCTACGCGGGCTTCTACCACCGGCGCTATGGCCTGAGCGGCGGCGCCATGCACGACCCGCTGGCTGTGGCGGCCGCCGTACGCCCCGACCTGCTGACCTGGCAGGCCATGCCGGTCACGGTCGACACCGCCGAAGGACCCAACCTGGGCCGCACCGTCTGTGACCTGTACGGCGTGACGGGCGCGCCCGCGAACGCGCGGGTGGCCGTCGGGGTGGACGCCCCCGCCTTCTTTGAGCTGTTCACCGAGCGGCTGGCCCGGCTGCCCTGAGCCGGACCCCCGGCGTCACTCCACAGACACGGCGACCGGCTCACCGCCCGGAAGCAGGAAAGCAAGTAGCTCGCCCGAGGCCAGGTCGGCGATGAGGTAAGGCACGTCGTAGGCCGCGCGGCGGCGATCGGTGTCGCTGGGGCCGGCCGGGCCGCACGGGTGGCTGTGGTACAGCCCAGCAAGGTCCAGCCCCGCCGCGGCCATGGCCCGCAGCGCCCGCAACAGCGCGCCGGGATCGGCCAGATATTCGCTTTCGGGCCGCGCCGAGACGTTCGGCAGCGGATACAGCGCGCGCGCGTGCCACACCGGTCCGGATTCCCCCTCACGCCACAGGCCCCCCAGGGCCCCCACGCACTCCCGCGGGGCTTCCTGCCGGGCGTGGGCCCACAGCTCGGCCGCCACCTGCGCGGGCAGGTGCAGGGCCGGAGAGACACCGGCGTGGGACATGGAGCGGCGGGACACGGGGCAGTGTAGTGCCCACAGGGACAGGCCGGCACGCAGGCCCCTGGCTCTCGGCCCAGCGCAGCAAAATCCCCGCGCGCATCCGCTAAACTGCCCGGTATGGCGAAGGCGGTGAAGGCTCGGAAGGCAGCTCCCCAGGCAAGCCGGTTTGACGGGGAAGCCCTGGGGCTGGTGCTGTTCGCACTGGGTATTTTTCTGGCGGTGACGGTGCTGCTCCCGTCCCCTGTTCCCGACGAGAGTACCGGTCCCGGGGTGATGGACCGGGCACGCGAGTTCCTGCTGGGCTGGCTGGGCTGGGGCGCCTACGCCCTGCCGGTCATCCCGGTGTCCTACGGCGCGCTGGTGTTCGTGGGGCGCGGCGTCCGCGGTCTCACGCGGCGGGTGCTGGGCGGCGTGGTCGTGGTCCTCTCGCTGCTGGCGCTGCACGAGGTGGTGCAGCCGGGCGAGGCGGGGCGGCTCGCGGCCCTGGCCATGGGGCCGCTGGCCGGCGCCGTCGGGTACGTGGCGGCGCTGCTGCCGGTGATCGTGCTGACCCTGGGCCTCGAGATCATGCTGCGCTACGCCCCCCTGACCCTCCTCAAGTCCTTTTTCCGCTGGCTGAGTGTGCTGGCCGGTGGAGCAGGCACCCACGCGCAGGGCCTGATCGAAGCGCGGCAGGGCGGGCGCGACTCGGCCCGCGCGCGGCAGGGCGCCCGCCTGGGCTTCGCGGCGGCGCTGCGAGAACTCGACGCCCTGAGACGGCTCTACCCCCAGGACACTGTGCTTGAGCGGCAGTGGGAGGACATGCGGGCGGCCCAGCGGGGCCTGCGCGGTCAGGACGAACAGGCCCTGGGCAGCGCCGTGCACGACCTCGAAAACTGGGAGGCCATGACCCGGCAGTACGTCGCCAGCGCGGCGCGCGACCTGCGCTCGGCCATCGCCGCCGAGGCCACCCCCGCCGGCGCCGAGGCCGAGGCGATGCAGAAAGAGGTCACGGCCGGGCGACACGAACTCAGTGTGCCGCTGGGCAGCACCCAGGCCAGCGGCGAACTCGAAGTGCTGCGCCGGCGCGCCGTGCAGGACCTCCAGCGCCTCGCCTTCCGGGCCGGGCGGCTGGAGCGCGAGCGCAGGGCCGCCGAAAAAGCCCTGGACAAACCCGACGTGGCCCTGCTGGCCCGCGAGACGAGCGCGCAGCAGACCCGCGCCGAGGGCTGGAGCGAGTTGCAGGCCGAGTGGAGCGCCTGGGCGCAGCAGGCCCGCAGTTACCCGGGCTGGCCGGACCTCGCCTCGTCCTACGACCGCGCGCCCACCGAGGCGGCTGCCGCCCTGGCGCAGGCGCTGCGGACCCGCCCCGAAGCCACGCTGACCGATCAGGCGAACTGGCAGGCGCGCCTCGAAGACGTGCTGGCGGGTCTCCCGATGGACACCGGCCGCAAGACCGGCATCTGGCCGGCCCTCTCACCGGCCCAGCCCAAGCCGGCCGCCGTGGTGGCGACCGCCGCGCCCACCCCGCTTCCCCCTGTCCTCGACTTCGATTTTGCGCTGGGTGATGCGGCTGTGCTCCCGGTTCCTGCCGAAGCCCCGCCGAGGCGCGCTTCCACCTCCAGCCCGCGCCCAGGCGTTCGGGTGACCTCCGCCGCGCCGCTGGGCAGTCTGGAATCGCTGGAACCCGGCGATCTGGGCGACTGGGACGATGACGAGGACATGCCCTTCGGTCCAGTGGGCCGGTCCCCCAGCCCGAACCGGCCGGCGTCCGTCTCCCCCAGCGCGCCCCGCGCTGCCCCGCATGCGGCCCCCTGGGAAAGTGCGGAGCCCGAGGCCCGTCCCCGGCCTACGCCGGGAGCCGCCGTCCAGACGCAGGCTCCCCCGGTCCGGTCCGCCCC belongs to Deinococcus sp. Leaf326 and includes:
- a CDS encoding DNA translocase FtsK; translated protein: MAKAVKARKAAPQASRFDGEALGLVLFALGIFLAVTVLLPSPVPDESTGPGVMDRAREFLLGWLGWGAYALPVIPVSYGALVFVGRGVRGLTRRVLGGVVVVLSLLALHEVVQPGEAGRLAALAMGPLAGAVGYVAALLPVIVLTLGLEIMLRYAPLTLLKSFFRWLSVLAGGAGTHAQGLIEARQGGRDSARARQGARLGFAAALRELDALRRLYPQDTVLERQWEDMRAAQRGLRGQDEQALGSAVHDLENWEAMTRQYVASAARDLRSAIAAEATPAGAEAEAMQKEVTAGRHELSVPLGSTQASGELEVLRRRAVQDLQRLAFRAGRLERERRAAEKALDKPDVALLARETSAQQTRAEGWSELQAEWSAWAQQARSYPGWPDLASSYDRAPTEAAAALAQALRTRPEATLTDQANWQARLEDVLAGLPMDTGRKTGIWPALSPAQPKPAAVVATAAPTPLPPVLDFDFALGDAAVLPVPAEAPPRRASTSSPRPGVRVTSAAPLGSLESLEPGDLGDWDDDEDMPFGPVGRSPSPNRPASVSPSAPRAAPHAAPWESAEPEARPRPTPGAAVQTQAPPVRSAPRQGALPLALPHDGLLDPLPPTALNTTALDVSARQRAGLIDETLRHFGLSARVVDFARGPTVTRYEIEPAPGEKISRIASLSNDLARALAVGGVRVEAPVPGKSVIGLEVPNAEREPVTFHQAADAPTFRTTRAKLPIILGKSIDGELMVGDLAKMPHLLVAGSTGSGKSVCVNTLITSLLFKYLPTELRFLMIDPKMVELTPYDGIPHLVRAVVTNPVDAAGVLLGAVAHMERRYKMMSQVGAKNLEQYNAKMRQVGEVELPHLVIIIDELADLMITSPKEVESAIMRLAQMARATGMHLVLATQRPSVDILTSLIKVNVPARIAFAVSSSHDSRTILDSVGAERLTGLGDMLFYQPGLVKPLRLQGPYISENESARITEELRRQVFEDDFVEAYGTDFDGGIEASGPSVGGSNLDFSDPLLRQAAQICIEEGQGSVSRLQRRLSVGHARAGKLMDLLEAMGIVSKHQGSKPREVLVGEAQLPEFFGR
- a CDS encoding Mov34/MPN/PAD-1 family protein; this encodes MSRRSMSHAGVSPALHLPAQVAAELWAHARQEAPRECVGALGGLWREGESGPVWHARALYPLPNVSARPESEYLADPGALLRALRAMAAAGLDLAGLYHSHPCGPAGPSDTDRRRAAYDVPYLIADLASGELLAFLLPGGEPVAVSVE